One genomic segment of Gymnogyps californianus isolate 813 chromosome 8, ASM1813914v2, whole genome shotgun sequence includes these proteins:
- the PDC gene encoding phosducin, with translation MEENANTSFEEDFEGQATHTGPKGVINDWRKFKLESEDRGSLSLSKKEILRQMSSPHRSFSKDDKDTRERFCRKMSMQEYELIHDEQEDESCLQKYRKRCMQDMHQRLSFGPKYGYLCELQNGEQFLEAIEKEHKTTTVIVHIYEDGIKGCDALNNSLTCLAAEYATVKFCKIKASNTGAGDRFSNEVLPTLLVYKGGELLSNFISVSEQFNEEFFAVDVESFLNEYGLLPERELPALGNGNMDEQDVE, from the exons atggaagaaaatgccAACACCAGCTTCGAAGAAGATTTTGAAGGACAGGCGACACACACAG GGCCCAAAGGCGTGATCAATGACTGGAGGAAGTTTAAATTAGAAAGCGAAGATAGAGGCTCCTTATCCTTgagcaagaaagaaattcttaGACAAATGTCTTCACCACACAGATCTTTCAGTAAAGATGATAAAGACACCAGAGAGAGATTCTGCCGTAag ATGAGCATGCAGGAGTATGAGTTAATTCATGATGAGCAAGAAGATGAAAGTTGCCTACAAAAATACCGCAAACGCTGCATGCAGGATATGCACCAGAGGCTGAGTTTTGGGCCGAAATACGGTTATCTGTGTGAGCTGCAAAACGGGGAACAGTTCCTGGAAGCCATTGAGAAAGAACATAAAACTACCACCGTCATCGTCCACATTTACGAAGACGGCATCAAGGGCTGCGACGCTCTCAACAACAGCTTGACCTGCCTGGCGGCCGAGTACGCCACGGTGAAGTTCTGCAAGATCAAGGCCTCCAACACGGGGGCTGGAGACCGCTTCTCAAACGAAGTGCTTCCCACCCTACTTGTCTATAAGGGTGGGGAGCTTCTGAGCAATTTCATTAGCGTTTCTGAACAATTCAATGAGGAGTTTTTTGCTGTGGATGTGGAGTCTTTCCTAAATGAGTATGGGCTGCTACCTGAAAGGGAGCTTCCAGCACTGGGAAATGGCAACATGGATGAGCAAGATGTTGAATAA